The Gemmatimonadaceae bacterium genomic sequence CCACCGCAAGGAGGTAGTCTCCCACGCGCACACCGGCGAGTTGCGCCGCGCTGCCCGAATCCGTCGCCGTGACACGCACGCCAAGGGAATCCTGCTCCGTGTATACGCCAAGCCGCGGCTCGCGGATGCTGTCGACCATCACGCGCATGCCGGCGAGGGCGAGCACCTGCGACCACGGGAAGGGCTCGCGTCCGTCGATGTAGCGCGCGCTGAAGTCGGCGAATGACTTGCCCCTGGCCGCGCGCGCGACCGCCGCCCACCACTCTTCCGTGGTGAACCCCCGTCCCTGCTTGTAGCTGCGCTGGTACACGTCACGCATCACGGCGTCGAGCGACGACGCGTTGTCGCTCGCGTCACGGATCATCACGTCGAGCGCGAAGCCGGCCAGCGAGCCCTTGGGGTAGTAGATGTATCCCGTGCCGTCGGTCGGATGGATCCACGTGGAGAGCGAGGCATCCTCCAGGGCGACCTGCGGCAGCGCGTCCACTTCCTCCATCTTGGCGTGGGTCAGCGCGAGAAAGCCTGACGAGTCGACCACGCCTGCGCGGAGCAGCGTGAGGTCGGCGTAGTAGTCGGTGATGCCTTCACTCACCCAGAGCAGGGTGGTGGGCTGCGCGCGGTCGTAGCGATAGGGCCACATCTCCGCCGGCCGCATGCGCTTCACGTTCCAGAGGTGAAAGATCTCGTGCGCCGTGATCGAGGCGAGCAGGTCGTTCCCGATGATGAACGGCGTGTAGATGCCCACGTGCGAATTGGCGTGTTCGAGCGCGCTCCCGCCCTGCGTCTCCTCGGTGAAGACCAGCAGGTTGGTGTACGCGTCGTACGGCGCCTCGCCAAAGACGTCGATCATCGGCCGATACAACCGGTCGAGTTGGCCCCAGAACGCCTTGCGTTCATCGCCGCCGAGCTTGCCCGCCGGATACGTCGCGAGCCGCACCCACTTCCCGTCCACCTGCGAGGAGTCGAGGTCGAACGCGCCGACAAAGAAGGGCATGTCGACGAGGTCGTGGTAGTTGCT encodes the following:
- a CDS encoding PDZ domain-containing protein encodes the protein MRLALSTALVVLAPCLPAQRPATPPGIAMSAGVSNVAYTVEFTRAHGARRSLRVTTTLTTTGREPLLLSLPAWTPGAYELSWFARNVSGFEVTGDGKPLTWDKLDADTWRVQPSGAQRVTVAFDYRADSLDNAMAWSRADFAFFNGTNLFLYPEGRDTAFPATVTVKTDDAWQVATGMSAATTPRTWTASNYHDLVDMPFFVGAFDLDSSQVDGKWVRLATYPAGKLGGDERKAFWGQLDRLYRPMIDVFGEAPYDAYTNLLVFTEETQGGSALEHANSHVGIYTPFIIGNDLLASITAHEIFHLWNVKRMRPAEMWPYRYDRAQPTTLLWVSEGITDYYADLTLLRAGVVDSSGFLALTHAKMEEVDALPQVALEDASLSTWIHPTDGTGYIYYPKGSLAGFALDVMIRDASDNASSLDAVMRDVYQRSYKQGRGFTTEEWWAAVARAARGKSFADFSARYIDGREPFPWSQVLALAGMRVMVDSIREPRLGVYTEQDSLGVRVTATDSGSAAQLAGVRVGDYLLAVGDVTVTEGFGERFRARYGRSDGQTVTVRVRRAGQETSLPLRVQLAVRTESRLAFDRTASPRAAKVRHGLLTGRHG